The window GCCGGGGACGGCGTGCGGGTGCCGGTCGCGGCACTCCGTGGCCGCAACAGACCAGCACGACCCTGACGACGGCAAAGGCCGGCGTCGGATCTACGCAAGGGGGCGGGGTGCGCGGCTATTTCATCACCGGCACGGATACCGGCATCGGCAAGACGCGCGTCGCCGTCGCTTTGCTGCACGCGCTGCGCCGTCGGGGGTGGCCGGCCCTGGGTTTCAAACCGGTGGCGAGCGGCTGTGACACGACTGCCGCCGGGCCGCGCAACGCCGATGCCCTTGCCCTGCAGGCGGCCAGTGTCCGTGCGCTGTCCTACCCACAGGTCAATCCCTATGCCTTCGCGGCGCCAGTGGCGCCACACCTGGCAGCCGCACAGGCCGGTACGGTCATCGATGTACAGAGGATCTGTGACGGCATCGCGGCGCTGCGACCCGCCTGGGTCGTGGTGGAGGGCGTGGGCGGTTGGCAGGTGCCGCTCAACGAGCGCGAGACCGTCGCCGATCTCGCCACGGCGCTGGGGTTGCCGGTGATCCTGGTCGTGGGCCTGCGCCTGGGCTGCCTCAATCACGCCCTGCTGACGGCGGCGGCGATCGACACCCACGGGGTCCCACTGGCCGGTTGGGTGGCTAACCAGGTGGACCCGACGTTTGCGGAGGCGGATGCCAATGTCCGCTCGCTGCAGGC is drawn from Gammaproteobacteria bacterium and contains these coding sequences:
- the bioD gene encoding dethiobiotin synthase, translated to MRGYFITGTDTGIGKTRVAVALLHALRRRGWPALGFKPVASGCDTTAAGPRNADALALQAASVRALSYPQVNPYAFAAPVAPHLAAAQAGTVIDVQRICDGIAALRPAWVVVEGVGGWQVPLNERETVADLATALGLPVILVVGLRLGCLNHALLTAAAIDTHGVPLAGWVANQVDPTFAEADANVRSLQARLNAPLLGYLPWDATTPPAAFADHLSLPDTV